Within the Eucalyptus grandis isolate ANBG69807.140 chromosome 1, ASM1654582v1, whole genome shotgun sequence genome, the region CCCTGCACACTTGCTCACGATTTCCTTGCCGCTTACCATTAGGTCTGGGTGATACTTCTCTTGCCCTTGATCAAAGGCGCACTTCATGAACAAAGTCAAAGAATCCTCCTGTGAAAGGTTGGCCAAATTATGCGGGGGGACAGTGCCCATAATTGAGGTGATCGATTTATTCCGCGAAGTCACAATGACTTTACTCCCTTTGGAAACAACTTCTAACAAATCTCTCAGTCCTTCCCAATTTTCCCAACTAACTTCCCACACATCGTCCATTACAAACAAACACCTTTTGTTCTCCACAATGCTTCTTAGGTGATTTTGCAGCTTTTCAAGGCTCCAACTATCACATTTTGCTTCATGACTAAGAGACTCAATGATGTCTCTTATTATCTTCTTAACTTCAAAATCAATTGACATGCATAACCAAACTTTGAGATCAAAATGCTTGCTTATCCTATCATCCATGTAAACCCATTTAGCAAGAGTAGTCTTTCCAATACCTCCTATTCCAACAATTGGAACAACAGCTATCTTACTAGCTCCATCATCATCTGTTCTCATCAACAGCTCTATTATCCTCTGCTTGTCTTTATTTCTTCCAACCACATTCGAAACAAGCACAAAAGAATGAGTTTCCTTCCGTTGAACTATACTTTTGTCAGGAACATTACTCGACAAGTGAAGCTCATTTTTCTCATTATTGATTTCATGAAGTCTCGTCCtcaattctttcattttgtgtGCCATCTTAAATTGGAAGATGAAGTTGGATAACCACGAGAACAAGTAGCGTACCCTCCTTTGAAGGGTCAAATGCTCAGTCCTCCTTGCCCTCCTCTGCAAGGCCTTGACTTCGAATTCGTCTAGCACGTCATCGGCATCGTAGCAAAAGCCTTTAAGTTTGGATAGCCAAAGCCTCACAGCATCACTTGTTGTTTGCTTTTGCTCAGCATCGGTGAGCACCTTCTCGATCATCTCTAGCAAGTTCTTAAGCTTCTCTTGATCATCCTCGACGCCCCACATCAGTTGAATTTCTTCGAAAGCCATTGAAGCTAGTTTTCGCCCAAGAGGTCCGAGGATGCTAGAGACAACCTCAGTCATTATTGTGATTTGTGTTATTGGTTTTCGAGGAGGTTTAGCATAACCGCCGAGTAGGAACTCATCTCAGGAGAAAGATAGGTTCTATAGGCAGAGAAATAGGAATATACATGGTGCAATGAAGTGTGTACAACGTTATTCCAAAGTCTTGCGTAGTTCACTCGATTCTTGGTGGATATCCGCAAGCAACTCGATGCCGTTCCATGTACAATTGGAATACATTTGTCGGATGAAAGATAAAGCAAGAGTAGCCTGAATTCCGCCACTTTCTCTTTAATCATTACTACATTCCTTTCTTTGTTCCctaattcttcaagataaatatgagcacagagaagaagaataagCTCCTTTTTATTGCTTGATCCCAGTATTAGATGCCCCACGATTTCGTACTTCCACAAGAACGAGAATACATGGCTTAGAAGTATGTGTTGTTTTCCTttcacaatttttgaaaattggaaaaagactTTCGGATCATtagaaaataatggaaaaaattataaatgattCTAGGGGTGTGCTTAGTAACCATTCAGTTCCCAGAacaatttttgcttagaaattattttttttattccgttCTCGGGATCAATTTCTGAGCATTTGAAAgcatttggtaattgtccaaaatttctattctcaaaatataaatgtgtttggtaaaacccttaaaatttttagctcaaaaacaattttttttcaatattttaataactttattaaaaagatttcctttcttttcctccttttgtcttctccttccttcaaTCGTCGACTAGACGAGGGCTCACCGAAATGTCGCCGACCCTTGGCAAACCCGACCCACGGCAAGGCTCGGGCCTCACTTAGGCTaggcgaggttgaccttgcctagatctagtgaggcctAACCTTGTCGCAAGTAAGGCGAGGCGCCTTGGTTAGGCGAGTTtgaccttgcctagatttggtgaggccaagcctcgcctagtCACTGGTGAGGCTTAGCCTTGTCATGCCACCACTAGGTCGACGtcacctagccaaggcaagCGACTTGGTGGTGGCctggcaaggttgaccttgcctggatctagcgaggcgaAGTTCGCCCAGCCACCAACGAGGCTTGGGCCAACGAGCCTCTTTGGGGATAAATAATAACcattatgttccagaaataggttatggaagagaaatagatttttctatttatatttctaaaagagtttctaagcaaaaataactgCTCTTCTAaccaaaaataattgtttgataacgacacaaatttctactttaaaaatagaaattcgtttgataacgacacaatttttttttcttttcatatggtAGTGGACCGGCGACCGGTGCAACAGCAACGGCGGCCGGCAGACGGTGTAGCAGCGGCGGCCGGCGGACGGTGGTCGACGGTGATCAACGGCAACAGATGAAGGACCGGTTGACGAACGAttagaagaatttttatttctcatttctattccaaaaatagagaagtatttttatttatgatttctattccaaacctatttatGGAACAAGAAtctatttcaaaatagaaaaatggaatagatttaccaaatggatttctattcaaaaaacaagtatggaatagaaaatttgtttctagaATATAAACAAaggtttgtcatgcacccccttttTGGCTCGGCGCCTTCATCTAGCCGATCACTAACCATGGCTGAGGCTAGCgactagccaaaaggaagaagaagaagaagaagaagaaaaggaaagagaagagaagaaaaattaggtttgtttttggaattattttcgggaacaaaaaagcaactttttttttctacttcttgattttatttcaaatatattcctagaaacaaaaaaaaaaggatttttatgCCAAATTTACTTCCATGAgcaaaataatagaatcagTTACCATTTAGtatattaccaaacgcgccatAAGTGTTCATATTTATATAGCtactatttaatataaataagagtTGTATTGCATACACTAGAACAAGAAAAGGGAAGTAAAAAGTAGAGGGATGGCGACTTTCGCCTGATTTGGGTGACGATTACAACCCTTGCTTGCGATCGGTGAGGCCCAGCGAGCCTTGTCGATTCTCGGCTAGCCATCCCCCACCATTGCTAGACCTTCTGGCGATGGTGAGGTGGCGGTCACCATTTTCCTTTcattcctctttttatttttttaatctaatttaaataatattttgatttaaaaatcatatttaaaccAAAATGGCATTGTTTTAGCCATATTCTTCATGTTTTAGCCACATTGTTGCCATGTAgaagagagaacaaaaaaaaagttatgttgACATTATCCATTGGCCTAATTAGATGGAGTTAACGgaatgacttgattgtactaatttgacaagttttataactcgattgcatttttaaaaattttaagactcaatcgcaattttgcaattttgagaTAATTTCAATGCGTATATCATGTAGTCTGTTAACACGTCACAACCTCAAAGAAATCTTATTTTATACTCAATCCAGAAGATCAAGTGttcaagaaacaagaagaaagtaGTGAGGCTTTTAGATGAAAAGAAGCAGAATCCCAAGTGGGGGAATGGGAGCACCAGATTAGGCGTGAAATGTGTCGGTCtgttttttttgtgaattttcaaaGGGTGCCGTGATTTTCTATGCACACAAAATATTCCAccatcgataataatttatatctaactATTTTCGTAGgtgataaaaacattttttgttcattaattttACAAGCAAactaaatgattattttttaaatagtatattttaaatcttgaacttttcgtaaaacaaataagactaaaattcattttgaatatCTTGAGATGAAAAGTTGTCAAGTCCCGGGATGAGTTCGATAGGTACCTTAACATGTACCCATTTTGTACAAGCTTAGACTTGAATCAAGGGGGCATGTGATGCTGTTGTGAACTAGTGATTTCTATGTTTGTCTGAAAGAACTTGATGACAAAACACAGAATGAGAAATCATGTACCTTTTTTGCTTGGAAATGCCTTAGTGAGGATGAAATTTTATCAAGCTCATGGTTTAGGTTGGCATTCTTGAATGATGGATAAAAAAGGGACAAAATGTGCGACACTTGTATAACTAACGACGGAATACTGGAGAGCTTTTATGCAGAACAGAAGCATTAAATGAAATTGCAAAAGCAAAGTAACCACTTTTGCTTTGCAGATAGCATtccattctttctcaaaaaattTGACTTACAAGAACATTTGTTTATGAAAGAAACACACTGAAAGTCACCAGAGAAGCAATCATGTATTGCATCGCATCATCCATCTTTAACTCTCCAAAAGAACTTCAGAAGACAACAAAGCTGACCCGGGCATACAGATACGTATACGGTATCTTTGGAGCACACCAcacaaaacagaaaagaagacaaacaaTAAGAAGAAAACGTTGACATTGATCAACCAAACATTATTTTCTTGATCTTGAGCATGGGACTTCAGCACTGCTGGGAAAGTAGGATCTTCCATGAGCAAAAATCGAAACTTTTTCTTCAGGAACTCAAAGGAAATCTCTATTGGCAATATAACATGGTTCCATCAACATGGTGTGACAGTCGCTGCAAGTAAATGAGGACGATATAAGTAACATCATTTCAAaacatcaaatattttttcataaacgTGTCAGAAAAAGATGGGA harbors:
- the LOC104414645 gene encoding disease resistance protein RGA2 encodes the protein MTEVVSSILGPLGRKLASMAFEEIQLMWGVEDDQEKLKNLLEMIEKVLTDAEQKQTTSDAVRLWLSKLKGFCYDADDVLDEFEVKALQRRARRTEHLTLQRRVRYLFSWLSNFIFQFKMAHKMKELRTRLHEINNEKNELHLSSNVPDKSIVQRKETHSFVLVSNVVGRNKDKQRIIELLMRTDDDGASKIAVVPIVGIGGIGKTTLAKWVYMDDRISKHFDLKVWLCMSIDFEVKKIIRDIIESLSHEAKCDSWSLEKLQNHLRSIVENKRCLFVMDDVWEVSWENWEGLRDLLEVVSKGSKVIVTSRNKSITSIMGTVPPHNLANLSQEDSLTLFMKCAFDQGQEKYHPDLMVSGKEIVSKCAGNPMAVKTLGSLLHSKTDQRNWESIRNSEIWQLQTDILPSLRISYDLMPSYLKQCFAYCSIFPKNYEFNNLELIQLWIANGLIQSSGNTQELEEIGQRYWEELWSRSFFDDVVEDYLFLKFKMHDLIRALAISVAQNDSSNVNMRTQDVSSTTRHLSFSDPSILPEDELPGYLSELSGIRTIMFPIKRRVPLGSPFWRCAFRDSST